A window from Nocardioides mesophilus encodes these proteins:
- a CDS encoding peptidoglycan D,D-transpeptidase FtsI family protein has translation MRSRRGASALRLRVGFLIVAMVISVFAVRLFQIQGIDAQAYVARAEAEGVVTVELPATRGSITDRNGVPLAESVDGLMLVADPTMTKPHASEIATIIARRLSVDYFEVLSRLRKPDTRFQYLARRVPSTLANEVLDEIKARGFSGVDTRRDPVRDYPARDVGANLVGFMNDLGKAAEGAELMFDPMLSGVDGSATYETGGGNRIPLGDNEVVAPRSGHDLALTIDRDVQWYTQRVLRTTVTNAGGDSGSAIVLDTRTGEALAVADYPTFDPNDPSSATKGNLSSRAIRDAYEPGSVNKVLTMAALLDQGLVTPQTKITVPPVLPRSDRVIHDYFVHDTLHLTLTGVIAKSSNIGTVLAADQIKDKTYYRYLKAFGLGSRTGVGVEGESAGVLPDFHDWLPIQKDTISFGQGVAVSALQMAAAVNTIANGGVYVQPSLVKGTATTSTGETVGSATSTTRRVISEKAARQVTGMMEAVTDLDEGTAPSAAIPGYRVAGKTGTAQRVGAKCGCYDGTFTVSFAGFAPADDPRFLVYVVVQNPAGGGGGSVGGPAFNKIMTHVLQKYAVPPTGSVAPAPRVEW, from the coding sequence GTGCGATCGCGTCGCGGCGCCTCCGCGCTGCGGCTGAGGGTCGGCTTCCTGATCGTCGCGATGGTGATCTCGGTGTTCGCCGTGCGGCTGTTCCAGATCCAGGGCATCGACGCCCAGGCGTACGTCGCCCGGGCGGAGGCCGAGGGGGTCGTGACCGTCGAGCTGCCGGCCACCCGGGGCTCGATCACCGACCGCAACGGCGTACCCCTCGCGGAGAGCGTCGACGGGCTGATGCTGGTCGCCGACCCCACGATGACCAAGCCGCACGCCAGCGAGATCGCCACGATCATCGCCCGGCGGCTCTCGGTCGACTACTTCGAGGTGCTGTCGCGGCTGCGCAAGCCGGACACCCGCTTCCAGTACCTCGCCCGCCGGGTGCCCTCCACGCTGGCCAACGAGGTCCTCGACGAGATCAAGGCGCGCGGCTTCAGCGGCGTGGACACCCGCCGCGACCCGGTGCGCGACTACCCGGCCCGCGACGTCGGCGCCAACCTGGTCGGCTTCATGAACGACCTGGGCAAGGCCGCCGAGGGTGCGGAGCTGATGTTCGACCCGATGCTCTCCGGGGTGGACGGCTCGGCGACCTACGAGACCGGCGGCGGCAACCGGATCCCGCTCGGGGACAACGAGGTCGTCGCTCCCCGCAGCGGGCACGACCTCGCGCTGACCATCGACCGGGACGTGCAGTGGTACACCCAGCGGGTGCTGCGCACCACCGTCACCAACGCCGGTGGCGACTCCGGCTCGGCGATCGTGCTGGACACCCGCACCGGCGAGGCGCTCGCGGTGGCCGACTACCCGACCTTCGACCCCAACGACCCGAGCTCGGCGACCAAGGGCAACCTCAGCTCCCGGGCGATCCGTGACGCCTACGAGCCCGGCTCGGTCAACAAGGTGCTGACCATGGCGGCCCTGCTCGACCAGGGTCTGGTCACCCCGCAGACCAAGATCACGGTGCCGCCGGTGCTGCCCCGCTCGGACCGGGTGATCCACGACTACTTCGTGCACGACACGCTGCACCTCACGCTTACCGGCGTGATCGCCAAGTCGTCGAACATCGGCACCGTGCTGGCCGCCGACCAGATCAAGGACAAGACCTACTACCGCTACCTCAAGGCGTTCGGCCTCGGCTCGCGCACCGGGGTCGGCGTCGAGGGGGAGTCCGCCGGCGTGCTGCCCGACTTCCACGACTGGCTGCCGATCCAGAAGGACACGATCTCGTTCGGCCAGGGCGTCGCGGTCAGCGCGCTGCAGATGGCCGCCGCGGTGAACACCATCGCCAACGGCGGCGTCTACGTGCAGCCGAGCCTGGTCAAGGGCACCGCGACCACCTCGACCGGGGAGACGGTCGGCTCGGCCACCTCCACGACCCGACGGGTGATCAGCGAGAAGGCCGCCCGGCAGGTCACCGGGATGATGGAGGCGGTGACCGACCTCGACGAGGGCACCGCGCCCTCGGCGGCCATCCCGGGCTACCGCGTGGCCGGCAAGACCGGCACCGCGCAGCGGGTCGGTGCGAAGTGCGGCTGCTACGACGGCACCTTCACCGTCTCCTTCGCCGGCTTCGCCCCGGCCGACGACCCGCGGTTCCTGGTCTACGTCGTGGTGCAGAACCCCGCGGGCGGCGGTGGCGGCAGCGTCGGCGGGCCGGCGTTCAACAAGATCATGACCCACGTGCTCCAGAAGTACGCCGTGCCCCCGACCGGCTCGGTGGCACCCGCTCCACGTGTCGAGTGGTGA
- the rsmH gene encoding 16S rRNA (cytosine(1402)-N(4))-methyltransferase RsmH, with amino-acid sequence MPSPSHVPVLLDRVVALVAPPLQRPGSVLVDATLGLGGHTEEVLTRCPEARVIGIDRDVHALELSRDRLAPFGERVTFVHAVYDEVGDVLDELGLTHVDGVLFDLGVSSMQLDVRERGFAYAEDAPLDMRMNDTTGPTAAQILNEYPVEELARILKWYGEEKFARRIAEAVVRERAKEPFTRSARLVDLVRDSIPAPARRTGGHPAKRTFQALRIEVNDELSVLRRALPAAIEAIGVGGRVVVMSYHSLEDRITKHAFAEATRSEVPPDLPFVPEGSEPALRLVTRGAEKASPAEIEQNPRAASVRLRAVERVRAAGAVA; translated from the coding sequence ATGCCCAGCCCCAGCCACGTCCCGGTGCTCCTCGACCGGGTCGTCGCTCTCGTCGCGCCGCCCCTGCAGCGCCCCGGCTCCGTCCTCGTCGACGCCACGCTCGGCCTCGGCGGCCACACCGAGGAAGTGCTGACCCGGTGCCCGGAGGCGCGCGTGATCGGCATCGACCGCGACGTCCACGCCCTCGAGCTCAGCCGGGACCGCCTCGCGCCGTTCGGCGAGCGGGTCACCTTCGTGCACGCGGTCTACGACGAGGTGGGCGACGTGCTCGACGAGCTCGGCCTGACCCACGTCGACGGCGTGCTCTTCGACCTCGGGGTCTCCTCGATGCAGCTCGACGTCCGCGAGCGGGGCTTCGCCTACGCCGAGGACGCGCCGCTCGACATGCGGATGAACGACACCACCGGCCCCACCGCGGCGCAGATCCTCAACGAGTACCCGGTGGAGGAGCTCGCCCGGATCCTCAAGTGGTACGGCGAGGAGAAGTTCGCCCGCCGGATCGCCGAGGCGGTCGTCCGGGAGCGCGCCAAGGAGCCGTTCACGCGCTCGGCGCGGCTGGTCGACCTGGTCCGCGACTCGATCCCGGCCCCGGCCCGCCGCACCGGTGGTCACCCGGCCAAGCGGACCTTCCAGGCGCTGCGCATCGAGGTCAACGACGAGCTGTCGGTGCTGCGCAGGGCGCTGCCGGCCGCCATCGAGGCGATCGGGGTCGGCGGCCGGGTCGTGGTGATGAGCTACCACTCCCTCGAGGACCGGATCACCAAGCACGCGTTCGCCGAGGCGACCCGCAGCGAGGTGCCGCCGGACCTGCCGTTCGTGCCCGAGGGCAGCGAGCCGGCGCTGCGTCTGGTCACCCGCGGCGCCGAGAAGGCGTCGCCTGCGGAGATCGAGCAGAACCCCCGCGCAGCCTCGGTCCGGCTGCGCGCGGTGGAGCGGGTCCGGGCCGCCGGAGCGGTCGCATGA